In one window of Natrinema halophilum DNA:
- a CDS encoding TAXI family TRAP transporter solute-binding subunit, translated as MAHSGNFDRRTILKTSASAVAVGIAGCTGNNQSSDDGEITLGCSTQGSATMAAGQAIKRALNEYSDSVQINTTQTPGAGPANFRLFDRGQTDGGGYDNFSAPDAYAGTGPFEDQSVEDVPQQGFQYLTVQMFPLARKDTDIETIDDLKGKNVYLNPPGVGVRPPVDAVLKSAGLWEDISKLQMSRSDVPGALEEGRVDALFIYGINRKGLPGWVKQVDSRVELKGIQGTDSWEQAIKDTPGVPYTTVEPSSFDFNNDLGYDSLPAWLQAYQFRFGGYVSEDKIQEIARVAVEHNDYILEADSNFSEFTEPGGLKAGYLQDQPVHRGVANYLKENDAWDDSLEVGEETQKD; from the coding sequence ATGGCCCACAGTGGCAATTTCGATAGACGTACAATTCTGAAAACTTCAGCGAGTGCAGTTGCTGTCGGTATCGCCGGTTGTACCGGGAACAACCAATCATCAGATGACGGAGAAATCACGCTAGGCTGTTCCACACAAGGATCAGCAACGATGGCTGCGGGGCAAGCAATCAAGCGAGCACTGAACGAATACAGTGACTCTGTTCAGATAAACACGACCCAAACCCCAGGAGCCGGACCTGCTAATTTCCGTCTGTTTGACAGAGGACAAACCGACGGCGGTGGCTACGATAACTTCTCAGCACCTGACGCGTATGCTGGAACTGGTCCTTTCGAAGACCAGTCTGTAGAGGACGTTCCGCAGCAGGGATTCCAGTATCTTACTGTACAGATGTTCCCCCTTGCGCGCAAAGATACGGACATCGAAACGATTGACGATCTGAAAGGGAAGAATGTCTACCTCAATCCACCGGGAGTGGGTGTCCGACCCCCAGTAGACGCAGTGCTTAAATCGGCTGGCCTCTGGGAGGATATTTCGAAGCTCCAGATGAGCCGGAGCGACGTCCCCGGCGCACTGGAGGAAGGCCGGGTCGACGCGCTATTTATCTACGGCATTAATCGGAAAGGCCTCCCAGGATGGGTGAAACAAGTCGACTCCCGAGTTGAATTGAAAGGCATCCAGGGAACTGATAGTTGGGAGCAGGCGATCAAAGACACGCCGGGCGTTCCATATACAACGGTCGAGCCCAGTTCGTTTGATTTCAACAACGATCTCGGCTATGACAGCTTACCTGCTTGGCTACAGGCATACCAATTCAGATTCGGAGGGTATGTCTCGGAAGATAAGATCCAAGAGATTGCGCGAGTCGCTGTTGAACACAACGATTATATCTTGGAGGCCGACTCGAACTTCTCGGAATTCACGGAACCCGGTGGCCTCAAAGCTGGGTACCTTCAGGACCAACCAGTTCATCGTGGAGTTGCGAATTACCTGAAGGAAAATGATGCCTGGGATGACTCTCTCGAAGTTGGCGAAGAGACCCAGAAAGACTAA
- a CDS encoding sulfite oxidase, translated as MPDNTDTGVENKFQDRIHEQYPELDIVPSDGESVGAGPKDRSTYTTVETPIEEFYVLNHHPVPDIDADEWSISLTGAVDEPTELSMDELREDYPTTTTTHTMVCAGNGRTYFSSVNDEPERYLQWEYNSAGTARWTGTPLSAILEDHGAETDEGSWLAAIGGDAPNDDADVFARSLPMSKVQNDCLLAYEMNDEPLPPDHGFPVRIIVPGWYGVNSVKWVEELRVMDRMLAGEKWEQYTHWQQDFYRMKFDPDREATEHDDLAEFDTWEQFTGDAVASPYLYDQNVMSLIGYPTDNSSVEPGPDGNIEIIGVAWAGDDRVESVHLSADDGDTWHEARFVSPDEGPGVWRLFRCVLDLPAGDHYLVSRATDEHGRSQPSRTSDPGTEKKEVDPDEYPWNREGYGNNAYTSYGVDFTVKR; from the coding sequence ATGCCTGATAACACCGATACAGGCGTAGAAAATAAGTTTCAGGATCGGATTCACGAGCAGTATCCAGAACTTGACATCGTTCCTTCAGATGGCGAGTCAGTAGGTGCGGGACCGAAAGATCGATCGACGTATACTACTGTCGAGACACCCATCGAGGAGTTTTATGTCCTCAATCATCATCCCGTACCTGACATCGATGCAGACGAATGGTCTATATCGCTTACCGGTGCCGTCGACGAACCCACCGAACTATCGATGGACGAACTCCGCGAAGACTACCCTACTACCACGACTACCCACACCATGGTGTGTGCAGGCAACGGTCGAACGTACTTTTCGTCAGTCAACGACGAACCCGAACGGTATCTTCAGTGGGAGTACAACAGCGCGGGTACGGCACGCTGGACCGGAACACCACTTTCAGCCATCCTGGAAGACCATGGCGCCGAGACCGACGAAGGGTCGTGGCTGGCCGCTATTGGGGGTGACGCCCCCAACGATGATGCCGACGTTTTCGCACGCTCGCTACCAATGTCGAAAGTGCAGAACGACTGTTTGTTGGCGTACGAGATGAACGACGAACCGCTTCCGCCAGATCACGGCTTTCCGGTCCGGATTATCGTCCCTGGCTGGTATGGCGTCAACAGCGTCAAATGGGTAGAGGAACTTCGCGTGATGGACCGTATGCTGGCCGGTGAGAAGTGGGAGCAGTACACCCACTGGCAGCAGGATTTCTATCGGATGAAGTTCGATCCGGATCGCGAGGCGACCGAGCACGACGACCTGGCGGAATTTGACACCTGGGAGCAATTCACTGGCGATGCGGTGGCCAGTCCCTACCTGTACGATCAAAACGTGATGTCGCTCATCGGTTACCCGACCGATAACTCGTCGGTCGAACCGGGGCCGGATGGGAATATCGAGATCATTGGCGTAGCGTGGGCTGGTGACGACCGAGTCGAATCGGTCCACCTGTCCGCCGACGATGGTGACACTTGGCACGAGGCGCGGTTCGTTTCGCCCGACGAGGGGCCAGGTGTGTGGCGGCTGTTCCGATGTGTACTCGATTTGCCGGCCGGCGATCACTATCTCGTCTCGCGAGCCACTGACGAACACGGTCGGTCACAGCCATCTCGCACTTCTGACCCGGGAACCGAAAAGAAGGAAGTTGATCCCGACGAATACCCGTGGAACCGCGAGGGATATGGGAACAATGCTTACACGAGTTACGGCGTCGATTTCACCGTCAAGCGGTAG
- a CDS encoding aldehyde dehydrogenase family protein, producing the protein MSDRDSTISVVNPATEEIVDTTPKGTVEDVDTAVEAAWDTFEEWSETDAIDRGATLSAAADRIESEIDDLAVLLTKEQGKPVRESKLELQQFIRTLRYNAGLARDIRGEQTSLAHGETGIVVKEPYGVCGGITPWNFPISLFGNKIAPGLAAGNTMVIKPASTTPLTTIRVTELMESAGLPAGAINIVTGDGSTVGNAIVEHDDIKKVGFTGSTDAGRTVMRSAASTLKPVTLELGGSDPMIVCEDAEFDDAVRAASVGRFFNNGQACLAIKRLFVHESIAESFVDELESKVEGLALGNGLDDAMIGPLHADWLADEMDEFVDDAVSRGATVLTGGGRSEEHETGYFYEPTLLEDVSEEAKISNEECFGPVLPIYTFSDLDDAIERANDTIYGLGSSVWTRDISKGKRVAEELEAGYTWINARQIERNELPFGGLKQSGIGKEHSRQGLDAYLQTRSIVVGN; encoded by the coding sequence GTGAGTGATAGAGACAGTACGATCTCTGTAGTAAATCCAGCGACGGAAGAAATTGTTGACACTACCCCGAAAGGAACGGTGGAAGACGTCGATACCGCTGTCGAAGCAGCGTGGGATACGTTCGAAGAGTGGTCCGAGACCGATGCAATCGATCGAGGTGCTACGCTCTCAGCGGCAGCCGACCGCATCGAATCTGAAATTGATGATCTGGCCGTTCTCCTTACGAAAGAGCAGGGAAAACCAGTCCGCGAATCGAAGCTTGAATTACAGCAGTTTATCCGGACACTGCGGTACAATGCTGGGCTCGCGCGTGATATTCGGGGAGAACAGACCTCGCTTGCCCACGGGGAAACAGGAATCGTCGTAAAAGAACCATACGGTGTCTGTGGTGGCATCACTCCGTGGAACTTCCCTATATCCCTCTTTGGAAATAAGATCGCTCCGGGACTTGCTGCCGGGAATACAATGGTAATAAAGCCAGCATCGACGACTCCACTCACGACTATCCGCGTAACGGAGCTGATGGAATCAGCTGGGCTACCGGCCGGAGCAATCAACATCGTCACTGGCGATGGAAGTACTGTCGGAAACGCGATCGTAGAGCATGATGACATCAAGAAAGTCGGATTCACCGGGTCGACCGACGCTGGACGAACCGTTATGCGATCTGCAGCAAGTACGTTAAAGCCAGTCACCCTCGAGCTGGGCGGGTCAGATCCGATGATCGTCTGCGAAGACGCTGAGTTTGATGACGCAGTCCGAGCGGCTTCGGTGGGGCGATTCTTTAACAATGGCCAGGCTTGCCTCGCCATCAAGAGACTGTTCGTTCATGAGTCGATCGCCGAATCGTTCGTCGACGAACTTGAGTCGAAAGTCGAAGGGCTGGCCCTTGGAAACGGCCTTGACGACGCGATGATTGGCCCACTGCACGCAGATTGGTTAGCCGACGAAATGGACGAATTCGTCGACGATGCCGTAAGCCGTGGCGCAACGGTGCTGACGGGTGGTGGAAGATCCGAAGAGCACGAAACCGGTTATTTCTACGAACCAACGTTACTCGAGGACGTGAGCGAGGAAGCAAAAATCTCCAACGAAGAGTGCTTCGGGCCCGTTCTTCCGATTTATACGTTCAGCGACCTTGATGATGCGATTGAGCGTGCAAATGACACGATCTATGGTCTCGGCTCCAGCGTTTGGACCCGTGATATCTCAAAGGGCAAGCGAGTTGCAGAAGAACTCGAAGCCGGCTACACCTGGATCAATGCTAGACAGATCGAACGTAACGAATTGCCGTTTGGTGGGCTAAAACAAAGTGGTATCGGAAAGGAACATTCGCGTCAGGGGCTTGATGCATATCTTCAGACGCGATCCATAGTCGTTGGAAACTGA
- a CDS encoding efflux RND transporter permease subunit, with translation MNDALRRIYRFITEHNLIVLALLLVLTAGIGAGTTQLQVGDGSDASDTGGDTRVAQKMEYVQDSYGDENGSTGADTSQVAVYVRTEDTALSKRALLDSLRFQRTARENESVAAALGDREVLGVANLIAKRVAGDPDARIDEQIAALEAASEPEVERHVRQTLIEGSSAMALLPEDYEPGTATAESHRMVFPLADDDTRSAATTALYEIASKRDGPEYFTTGEHASDARTDEYLQNTMMLIVPAALLMILLVLAFSYRDLVDVLVGFTGVILSVVWMFGILGWLRIPAGISLIVGPVLIVGLSVDYGLHVFMRYREQRGDGAIREPMVRGLSSVTTALGLVTLTAMVGFMSNVTNDVTSIRQLAYAISLGVLSTFVISLTLVPALKVTIDRFLERFGLDRQNQPLGKTGRIKPLLSSGASLAKRGAPVVIVFALVVGSAGAVAWTDLDRQSVQHGDSDVAEWKQNLPGPLAWEVSEESKQRTYVNDHYRAADEDARSRSSVLIEGDVTSSAALESVQTAHDSAADSAVVYRQGGTVPVTSPLTVMAEVAAEDEAFAETLAAADTDGDGVPDQNVEAVYDALYTAAPDRTSRVIDRDDGEYHSVRVVVPVESDITIADRADGMRTIATAADGVDGMSAVAVGSGTLREAKLSQTADSILQTLIVALVAVGVLLTVVYRLLIGSASLGAVTAVPIVLVSALVIGGMWLFAVPLTVLTALLLSLVIGIGIDYNIHISDRFARERDRGRSVQAALVEATTGTGGALLGSTLTSAGAFSALLLHPHPQLRNFGTLVVLAMTASFIVAVFVLPSMLSVWAHYGPSLPNDPDTPPEPSVPGDD, from the coding sequence ATGAACGACGCGCTCCGGAGAATCTACAGGTTCATTACCGAACACAATCTAATAGTGCTCGCTCTTCTGTTGGTTCTTACAGCTGGTATCGGTGCGGGGACGACTCAGCTCCAGGTTGGCGACGGAAGCGACGCCAGCGACACCGGGGGCGACACCCGTGTTGCCCAGAAAATGGAGTACGTACAGGACAGCTACGGGGACGAAAACGGATCGACGGGTGCTGACACCAGCCAGGTTGCCGTCTACGTCCGCACAGAGGACACCGCTCTCTCGAAAAGGGCGTTGCTAGACTCGTTGCGCTTCCAGCGGACGGCCCGAGAGAACGAATCAGTCGCGGCCGCTCTCGGTGACCGGGAAGTTCTTGGCGTCGCTAACCTCATTGCCAAGCGAGTAGCAGGAGATCCGGACGCGAGGATCGACGAGCAGATTGCGGCGCTCGAGGCCGCAAGCGAGCCGGAAGTCGAGCGCCACGTCAGGCAGACGCTCATCGAAGGTTCGTCCGCAATGGCGCTGTTACCAGAAGATTACGAGCCCGGGACGGCGACAGCCGAAAGCCACCGGATGGTCTTCCCGTTGGCTGACGACGACACTCGGTCTGCGGCGACCACCGCCCTCTACGAAATCGCCTCCAAGCGAGACGGCCCCGAGTACTTTACTACAGGCGAGCATGCGAGCGACGCGAGGACGGACGAGTACCTCCAGAACACGATGATGCTCATCGTCCCTGCTGCACTCTTGATGATACTCCTCGTCCTCGCGTTCTCCTATCGCGATCTCGTTGATGTCCTCGTCGGCTTTACCGGTGTCATCCTTTCGGTAGTGTGGATGTTCGGTATCCTCGGGTGGCTACGCATTCCAGCCGGTATATCGCTGATCGTCGGCCCAGTACTCATCGTCGGTCTGAGCGTCGATTACGGTCTCCACGTGTTCATGCGCTACCGCGAACAACGCGGCGACGGGGCGATCCGAGAACCGATGGTTCGCGGGCTTTCCTCGGTTACGACCGCGCTCGGACTGGTGACCCTGACTGCGATGGTCGGGTTCATGTCCAACGTCACCAACGACGTCACGTCCATCAGACAACTCGCGTACGCAATCTCGCTCGGGGTCCTCTCGACGTTCGTGATTTCGCTGACCCTGGTACCCGCGCTGAAGGTCACGATCGATCGGTTCCTCGAGAGGTTCGGCCTCGACCGGCAGAACCAACCACTCGGAAAGACCGGACGGATCAAGCCGCTGCTGTCGAGTGGCGCGTCGCTCGCCAAGCGCGGCGCGCCCGTCGTAATCGTCTTCGCGCTCGTGGTCGGATCGGCTGGTGCGGTCGCCTGGACGGACCTCGACCGGCAGTCGGTCCAGCATGGCGACAGCGACGTCGCAGAGTGGAAACAGAATCTCCCTGGGCCGCTCGCCTGGGAGGTCTCCGAGGAGTCGAAACAACGAACCTACGTGAACGACCATTACCGGGCCGCCGACGAAGACGCCCGGAGCCGGTCGAGCGTACTCATAGAAGGGGATGTGACCTCCTCGGCGGCTCTCGAAAGCGTTCAAACCGCTCACGATTCTGCTGCCGATTCCGCAGTCGTCTACCGACAAGGTGGCACTGTCCCGGTGACGTCACCGCTGACCGTGATGGCGGAGGTTGCCGCTGAAGACGAAGCGTTCGCCGAAACGCTGGCGGCTGCCGATACTGACGGTGACGGTGTTCCAGACCAGAACGTCGAGGCGGTGTACGACGCGCTGTACACCGCCGCGCCGGACCGGACTAGCCGGGTTATCGACCGCGATGATGGCGAGTACCACTCGGTACGCGTGGTCGTCCCGGTCGAATCCGACATCACAATTGCTGACCGGGCCGACGGTATGCGAACAATCGCCACCGCGGCCGACGGGGTTGATGGCATGTCGGCAGTGGCGGTCGGGTCCGGCACGCTCAGAGAAGCTAAACTGTCCCAGACTGCTGACAGCATCCTTCAGACGCTGATCGTGGCGCTTGTAGCGGTCGGCGTTCTGTTGACGGTAGTCTACAGGCTGCTCATCGGCAGCGCCTCCCTCGGGGCCGTAACGGCCGTGCCGATCGTGCTCGTATCGGCGCTGGTCATCGGTGGCATGTGGCTGTTCGCCGTCCCGCTGACGGTACTGACGGCCCTCCTTTTGAGTCTGGTCATCGGTATCGGTATCGACTACAACATCCACATTAGCGACCGCTTCGCCAGGGAACGTGACCGTGGGCGCTCTGTCCAGGCAGCGCTGGTCGAGGCCACGACCGGCACGGGTGGCGCATTGCTCGGAAGTACGCTCACCTCTGCCGGTGCGTTCAGTGCGCTCCTCTTACACCCTCACCCGCAACTTCGGAATTTCGGGACGCTAGTCGTGCTCGCGATGACCGCATCCTTCATCGTTGCCGTATTCGTCCTCCCGAGCATGCTCTCCGTGTGGGCTCACTACGGCCCCTCCCTGCCGAACGATCCCGACACTCCACCCGAACCCTCCGTTCCCGGGGACGACTAA
- a CDS encoding universal stress protein, which translates to MFRVLLPIDSDEERSAAAAEVVTSLPEAAETVHATILNVEEEMEVRNEAVVTSDEWYDEENFPSSLKRVRDVLEDAEITVEVQRRHANPAEAIVIVANEIDADRIVMGGRKRSPAGKALFGSVTQSVLLNSDTPVTVITK; encoded by the coding sequence GTGTTCCGAGTATTACTACCGATCGACTCTGACGAGGAACGTTCAGCTGCTGCAGCAGAGGTCGTCACCTCATTACCCGAAGCAGCAGAAACTGTACACGCTACGATTCTGAACGTTGAAGAAGAAATGGAAGTCCGGAACGAGGCAGTCGTAACGTCTGACGAGTGGTATGACGAAGAAAATTTTCCCTCGAGTCTTAAGCGGGTAAGAGACGTATTAGAAGATGCAGAGATCACCGTGGAGGTGCAACGAAGGCATGCGAACCCAGCAGAAGCGATTGTCATTGTTGCCAACGAAATCGACGCTGACCGGATCGTTATGGGTGGTCGGAAACGATCACCTGCCGGCAAAGCCTTATTCGGTAGCGTTACACAATCTGTGTTATTGAATTCGGACACTCCTGTAACGGTGATAACAAAGTAA
- a CDS encoding haloacid dehalogenase type II, whose protein sequence is MTVDSGRVDTVMFDSFSTIVDVDVSSVLAEYVEDPELTSQLWRTQISRFRPLANFIGYVPHEEINKQALRYVFEMLDVPYTDEDLDQIGSIYHRLDPFDDVRAGMERLSDMGYDLYILSNGDHDVLDSMVENAEIDHVLTDVISADEIKTYKPHSRLYKYAARRTGEYPENIVHCSAAWYDVQGAMHAGMQGIWVNRKDQPQGLRPFDGEIDSEVRDFDEIADILSAK, encoded by the coding sequence ATGACAGTCGATAGTGGACGTGTAGATACGGTTATGTTTGATTCATTTAGTACTATAGTTGACGTCGACGTAAGTAGCGTCTTAGCGGAGTACGTAGAGGATCCGGAACTCACATCTCAGTTGTGGCGAACACAGATAAGCAGGTTTCGGCCCTTGGCTAACTTTATCGGCTACGTCCCCCATGAAGAAATAAACAAACAGGCGCTTCGATACGTTTTCGAGATGCTCGACGTCCCCTATACTGATGAGGATCTGGACCAGATTGGCAGTATATATCATCGCTTGGACCCGTTTGACGATGTTCGAGCCGGAATGGAACGGCTGAGCGACATGGGGTACGACCTCTATATTCTTTCGAACGGAGATCACGACGTTCTGGATTCAATGGTCGAGAATGCGGAAATTGACCACGTTTTGACCGACGTTATCAGTGCTGATGAAATAAAGACGTACAAACCCCATTCTCGCCTTTACAAATATGCGGCACGGCGTACAGGCGAGTATCCAGAGAACATCGTTCACTGTAGTGCGGCGTGGTATGATGTTCAGGGTGCAATGCACGCGGGAATGCAAGGTATCTGGGTCAACAGGAAGGACCAACCGCAAGGATTGCGCCCATTTGACGGTGAGATCGACAGTGAGGTGCGTGATTTCGACGAAATAGCCGATATACTTTCTGCCAAATAG
- a CDS encoding TRAP transporter permease, producing the protein MNKRMTSLSKGVETTFSIAAVVFWIGLLYYAFTQSTARAKVGVAFLGAVFFLFFLSELSDALEENNVVDVVLLAISGVAVVGVCIYMFDNFTVLYTVRVGYALSHELTMAKIFVPAAIYFVYRAYGWNFVMIILAGLVYGLYGNYIPGILGHGGIPLGRMVQLLVLDIEGFFGFLTRLTAAWIALFILFAGLLEGYGAFDLMIRFSLTVSKHIKSGVAQSAVVASMIMGMINGSTAANSAMTGAVTIPLMKKNGMKSETAAGIESVASTAGQVLPPIMGATAFVIAAILSVSYLEVIAAGFVPGLILVGTIAISVHFISVPQISQSDVSTESVEPKSKRTLMIESAQFLFPFALLVYFLGIAQWTVLSAALYSSIALMISGSLVRIAKPSSKSLSGIAENAKIAAIDLKDGLVVAAETLIPIAIILAAINGVVDILLVTGVPGSLSLAIMGVSGGFLLSASILAMVICIVLGMGMPTVAAYLIVATLIAPTLINQLGVPEMAAHFFVFYSAILAAITPPIATSVAVTTGIANSDFWKTGFEAMKISASLFILPYSFIFRPEVITGTPVQKITIGLFIFIGACGVVYAINYDNMWSDIDGKYMSGIRVLLFAVGIVTMIYPSQLLSLGGSIAIVILYLIITPTPIGKARKYISAN; encoded by the coding sequence ATGAACAAGAGAATGACTAGTTTATCAAAGGGTGTTGAGACAACATTTTCTATAGCAGCTGTTGTCTTTTGGATTGGGCTACTTTACTATGCCTTCACCCAGAGCACAGCGCGAGCAAAAGTAGGTGTTGCATTTCTTGGCGCGGTCTTTTTCCTTTTTTTCCTTAGCGAGTTGAGCGATGCACTAGAGGAGAATAACGTAGTAGATGTTGTACTACTCGCCATATCTGGAGTTGCTGTGGTCGGAGTATGTATATACATGTTTGACAACTTTACTGTCCTCTATACGGTTCGAGTCGGCTATGCTCTCAGCCATGAGCTAACTATGGCGAAAATATTCGTTCCGGCAGCGATATATTTCGTCTATCGGGCGTACGGATGGAACTTCGTTATGATAATTCTTGCTGGCTTAGTATACGGTCTTTATGGAAACTACATCCCTGGTATTCTGGGGCACGGCGGTATCCCACTCGGTCGGATGGTACAGCTTCTGGTCCTCGATATTGAGGGTTTCTTCGGATTCCTAACGCGTTTGACGGCTGCCTGGATCGCACTATTCATTTTGTTTGCAGGCCTTTTGGAGGGGTACGGAGCGTTCGATTTGATGATCCGTTTTTCCCTCACTGTGTCTAAGCACATAAAATCCGGCGTAGCGCAGTCTGCCGTAGTCGCTAGCATGATTATGGGGATGATCAATGGAAGTACAGCGGCCAACTCTGCGATGACTGGTGCAGTGACGATTCCATTGATGAAAAAGAACGGCATGAAATCTGAGACTGCAGCGGGTATCGAATCAGTCGCCTCTACCGCGGGGCAAGTTCTTCCCCCAATAATGGGAGCGACGGCCTTCGTCATTGCAGCGATTCTATCAGTGTCCTATTTAGAAGTGATCGCTGCTGGATTTGTGCCTGGACTAATTCTCGTCGGGACGATCGCAATCTCCGTTCACTTCATTTCCGTTCCTCAGATATCCCAGTCAGATGTCTCTACTGAATCTGTGGAACCAAAATCGAAGCGGACGCTCATGATCGAGAGTGCGCAGTTTCTCTTCCCCTTCGCCCTACTTGTTTACTTCCTCGGGATCGCACAGTGGACCGTTCTGTCAGCTGCACTCTACTCTTCTATCGCGTTGATGATCTCGGGCTCCCTCGTTCGGATCGCGAAACCGTCTTCGAAATCACTTTCTGGAATTGCAGAAAACGCGAAGATTGCGGCTATAGATCTCAAAGATGGTCTCGTCGTTGCTGCGGAAACGCTTATTCCTATCGCGATTATTCTTGCAGCAATTAATGGCGTGGTCGACATTCTATTAGTAACCGGCGTGCCCGGTTCCTTGTCCCTCGCAATAATGGGTGTTTCTGGTGGATTCTTGCTGTCTGCTTCGATTTTGGCTATGGTCATATGTATTGTCCTCGGTATGGGGATGCCTACGGTGGCAGCATATCTTATCGTTGCAACACTCATCGCTCCCACCTTGATCAATCAGTTGGGAGTGCCGGAGATGGCTGCTCACTTTTTCGTGTTCTACTCTGCGATTCTGGCAGCGATCACACCCCCAATTGCCACCTCAGTCGCCGTCACAACTGGAATCGCGAACAGCGACTTCTGGAAAACCGGTTTCGAGGCGATGAAAATATCTGCGTCCCTATTCATATTACCCTATTCTTTTATCTTCCGACCCGAGGTTATCACTGGTACGCCAGTTCAGAAAATCACCATCGGATTGTTCATTTTCATCGGAGCGTGTGGCGTCGTGTACGCCATCAACTATGATAACATGTGGTCTGATATCGACGGGAAATATATGTCCGGTATTCGGGTCCTGCTTTTCGCCGTCGGGATTGTTACGATGATTTATCCCAGTCAATTACTCTCTCTGGGAGGATCGATTGCCATCGTGATATTGTACTTGATAATCACACCAACACCTATCGGAAAGGCGAGAAAGTATATATCTGCTAATTAA
- a CDS encoding LLM class flavin-dependent oxidoreductase, whose translation MKIGMHYFWHNGSPEKMLADAQRSEAIGFDLFGLTDSQLLFRDIYSSLALVANNTEDLVPGPMVTNPVTRHPAVTAGGICSIAELADRGAVLGIGTGHSAVDSVGKTPATLSEIEDAVSTIRSLCRGKEVEYDGSTYALDWVRHEHEGFTVPIIMAAEGPKMQRLAGEIADGVIFNGPHPDLVRDSISRITTAAENVGRDPADIEKWVKVRANVADDRSAAIAEIETSLANYANVSLKIPSNRKTIPDSYRDQIESFMAEYKSHSGYHDKNTANDEIISELGLSGFFADRFAIVGTPSECITQIRELEQIGADGVLMATEPDIQRRFIEKMGSDVLSSL comes from the coding sequence ATGAAAATCGGAATGCACTACTTCTGGCACAACGGTTCGCCAGAGAAGATGCTCGCAGATGCACAGCGAAGCGAAGCGATCGGTTTCGACCTATTCGGACTTACGGACTCACAGTTGTTGTTTCGGGATATATACTCTAGTTTGGCTCTCGTAGCAAACAACACGGAAGATCTCGTCCCCGGACCGATGGTGACGAATCCAGTTACCAGACATCCCGCCGTAACAGCAGGCGGTATTTGTTCGATAGCCGAACTCGCTGATAGAGGTGCCGTTTTAGGGATCGGTACGGGCCACAGCGCAGTAGATTCGGTAGGAAAAACTCCAGCCACGCTTTCGGAGATAGAGGATGCAGTATCGACAATCCGTTCACTCTGTCGGGGGAAAGAGGTGGAATATGACGGGTCCACTTATGCCTTAGATTGGGTGCGCCACGAGCACGAGGGTTTCACTGTCCCAATCATCATGGCTGCAGAAGGGCCGAAGATGCAGCGACTCGCTGGAGAGATTGCGGACGGTGTGATCTTTAACGGGCCGCACCCGGACCTGGTACGCGATTCTATAAGCCGGATTACTACCGCTGCAGAGAACGTTGGCCGGGACCCGGCTGATATCGAGAAATGGGTAAAGGTCCGAGCAAACGTGGCAGATGATCGATCGGCAGCGATAGCAGAAATAGAGACCTCATTAGCGAACTACGCTAACGTTTCATTGAAGATCCCGTCCAATAGAAAAACAATTCCAGATTCGTATAGAGATCAGATTGAATCGTTTATGGCAGAGTACAAATCACACAGTGGCTATCACGACAAGAACACTGCTAACGATGAAATTATCAGCGAGTTAGGCCTCTCTGGATTTTTCGCAGACCGGTTTGCCATTGTCGGAACGCCCAGTGAATGCATCACCCAAATCCGAGAACTGGAACAGATTGGCGCAGATGGTGTTTTGATGGCTACTGAGCCCGATATTCAACGACGCTTCATCGAGAAGATGGGTTCTGATGTATTGTCTAGCCTCTAA